CGATGCGGTCCGCCATCAACAGGGTGGTCACGGCGGCGTCGCTGGATAGACTGCCGGCCAGCGTCTTCAGTTGACGATAGGCGAGATCGCCGTCCTGCCGAACCTGGGCCAGCACGGAGAGACGCCCACGCTGCAGGTCGATCACCGCGTGTGCCGCCGTGAACTGGTCCAGGAGGATGGCGAGCCGGTTGGGCTGAGCCGCCGGCCCCGTCCTCATGCTGGAGAGGCTGCCCAGCAGGGCTTGCTGGTTGCGCAGCAGCCCGATGATCTCGCTGTCCACCAGCGCGAGCTGCTCCGCCGTTTCGCTGGCCGCCGCCTGCCCATAGAGCCGGCGCAGATGGTACAGGTTGCTGAGGAAGGCATAATCCTGGACCGCCTTGTCCGGCTCGGCCAGCAGCGCGGTGGCGCCGGCCAGCGCGTCGTCCGCCCCGGCCATCTGTTCGCGGATGCTGGCGGACAGCGCGTCGATCAGGTCGGCGCGATGGTTGCTGCGCCGCACGGCGTCCAGAGCGCGATCGAGCTTGTCCAAAACATCGGCATCGACCACCAGGGCGAATCGACTGGCCAACGCCTCCGCCTCCTCCAGGGCGGCGGCGCGGCGGGTGCGGTCCCGGCTGTTGAGGATCACCTCGGCCAGCCGGCTCAGCTCGGCGGCGGTCAGGGCATCGCGGTGTTGAGCGTCGACACGCGGCACGGTGACGGTGCGTGCCTCCTCCGCAATTCCGACGATGCCGACGAAGGCCGAACCCACCACGGCCGTCAGCACCCCCAACACCAGGACGAGGATGGCGGCGAGCATCATCGCCACAGCTTGCAAACGGGGCTTCCCCCTGGAGCGGTCGGCCACCGCAGCCGTTTGAACGTCGGGAATGAGAGCCGCATCATGGGCGATGGCTTTTCCGCTAACAGCCGCGCCGGCCGCCGCTACGATGTCCGCTACCCCGATGTCGCCCGGCTCCACCGGCCTATGATCGTCCATGCCACCGTTCCAGCGCACCATTCGGGACGCAACGTGCGACGGAAAACACCCCAAGGGGGTTTTCTATCGACATTGTGCACGCAACGGTAAATTAGCCCGACCCGGCGTTGTTCCTCCAGACGATTTTCCAAAATTCGGGGGGTGTTGAGCGGCGGCGCTCAGAAATTAGCTGCGGCGATAACCGAGTGCGGGGCTGGAAAAGCGGCGATTTCCTGGATGAGCTTTTGCCGGAGCGCCTCGACGAAGCTGCTGCGGTCCATCGCCGTCTTCACAAATCCGTTCACTCCACCGACGACGTTTTCCTGGTAATACTCTTCCAGCCACGGAAACTCGTCGAGGATGGCCAGGGCGTTGATGGTGATCCCCTGCCGCTCGACCCGGTCGCGGACGCCCGCAGGGTCCGGGCCGCTGTTGGAAAAGCCGTTCGACACGATGTCGATAACCTTGCGCGCGGCGTCGAAGCCGTTGCCGGCGAACAGCTTCGCCGATTCTTCGATGGCGCTGCCCAACGCCGTGGAGTCGCCCTGGAAACCGCGCGGCGCCTTGTCGATCCGGGTCGCGAAGGCGGCGACCTCCTCCGCGCTGGTCAGCGGAGTCCAGGGCACCAGGACGCGCAGGCTGTGCGGGCCGGAAAAGACCACCAGGGTCGCCGCGGTTCCACCCGCGGTCACCGCATCGCTGACATCCGGATCGCGGAAGGCCGCGGCGTGGCCCTGCAACTGGAACTCCAGATCCCCATCGGTGATCGAGGCCGACCCGTCGACGGCCAGCACCAGCTCCAGGGCGACACGACGCCCGCCGGGGGCCGGAGCCTTCTTCGCCTTAGGCTCCGCCCGCAGGGGTCCGGCAAGCCACACCCCGGCCAGGAATGCCGGCAGGGCCAGGATCGATCGCCGCCTCATGTCGCTCAGTCCACCTTCCGTCTATGCGTGTGCCAGCGCGTGACGCACCACCTTCATCATGACGGAGGGAAGAGCCTGCCCGCCCAGTCGGTCCACCGGAACCCACAGCCCCTCGGCCATCCGCCAGCCGTCGCCGGCCTTGCCCGTGACCACCTCAAGGTCGAGGTGAAAATGGCTGAAAGTATGGCGGACCACGCCCGGCAGGCGGCGCCAGGTCAAATCCAGCGGGGCCGCCGCCGCGATCTCGGCATCGCTCGGCGCATGGCCGGCCCAGGGGGTGGAGGGGACCTCGGTCATGCCGCCCAGCAACCCCTCCTCCGCCCGGCGGCGCAGCAGCACGTCCCCCTCCGGGTTCAGCAGCCAGAAGGCGACGCCGCGCCGGGTCGGCTTGTCCGCCTTGGCGACCTTGCGTGGAAGCTGCTCCTGGATGCCGGCGGCGCGGGCGGCGCACCAGTCCGACCAGGGGCAGAGCATGCATTTCGGCTTGCGCGGCGTGCAGACCGTGGCGCCCAGATCCATCATCGCCTGGGCGTAGTCGCCGGGCCGCTCGTCCGGCGTCAGGAGGGCGGCCAGCGCGCGCAGCTTGGGCTTCACGCCGGGAAGCGGTTCCTCGACGGCGAACACGCGGGAGACCACCCGCTCCACGTTGCCGTCCACCACCGTCGCCTTGTGGCCGAAGGCGATGGCGGTGATCGCCGCCGCGGTGTAGGCGCCGATGCCCGGCAATTCCAGCAGAGCCACCTCCTTGTCGGGAAAGCGCCCCGCCCGCTCCGTCGCCACCACCTGCGCGCATTTGTGCAGGTTGCGCGCCCGCGCGTAATAGCCGAGCCCGGCCCAGGCCACCAGAACATCATCCAGCGGCGCCGCCGCGAGGTCGCGCACCGTCGGCCAGCGCTCCGTGAAGGCGCGGAAGTAGGGGGCCGCCGCGGGCACCGTGGTCTGCTGCAGCATGATCTCCGACAGCCAGACCCGGTAGGGGTCGGCGACCTCCCCCGGCTTGGCGCGCCAGGGCAGGTCGCGGCGGTTGTGATCGTACCAAGTTAGCAGCCGTGGGGCGGCGTCCCTGGGGGCGCTTTTTGGGGCGGTGTGGGGAGACGTCGTCATGGCGGCAAGACATAGGGCGAACCGGGACGCCGATAAAGGCCTGCCGATAACGGGGCACCCGCGGGCACGCTGGCGAAGTCCGGTCCGCTTGCGCTAGGGTGCGCGGACGATCACCAGAAAGCCCCGACCAGGAAGCCTTGACATGAACGGACCGCGGCGTATCGGCCAGACCGTCCCCGAGGTGGCCGGAAAGGCGCTGGGCAAGCGCGGGCTGGCCTTCGGCTCGCTCATCAACGACTGGCCGTCCATCGTCGGCCACCAGCTGAGCCTTCGCACCGCCCCCGACAAGCTGAGCTTCCCGCGCGGCAAGCGGGAGGACGCCGTCCTGCACATCCGCGCCATGGGCGCCATCGCGCTGGAGCTTCAGCATCTGGAACCGCAGATCGTGGAGCGGATCAACAGCTTCTTCGGCTACCGCGCGGTGGCGAAGATCAAGCTGATCCACGCCGCCCCTTTGACCATACAGAAGCCGACGGTGCGCCCGCGCGACCTGACCATGGACGAGGAACTGTCGGTGATGACCACCACCGCGACGGTGGAGGATGAGGAGTTGCGGGCCACGCTGGAGCGCTTCGGGCGCTCGCTTCTGGCCCGCCCGCGTCCGGCACCGCGCCGCCGCTAGCCATCATGCGATCCCTTGGCGCAAGAGCCGGCTCGGGCTGGGCCATACTCTTGCCGCAAAAGGGGAGTTTCGATTATACCATCAACATCTGGTAGGGATGAGGCCAAAGTGAACCGCAACCTTTTGGGCATCGTTGCTCTGATCGCGGTCGGCATGACGCTGATCGTCGGGCTCGCCGTCGTCGGCTCCCGGCCGTCGAACGGGCAGACTCTGCCCGTGCAGACGGCACCGGTGCAGATGGCGCAGGCTCCCGCCGTTTCGACCGCCGACCTGCTGGCCGACCGGGTGCTCGGCAACCCCAACGCGCCGGTGACGATCCTCGACTACTCGTCGATGACCTGCCCGCATTGCGCCGCCTTCCACACCGAGACGCTGCCGAAGATCAAGGAAGCCTACATCGACACCGGCAAGGCGAAGCTGATCTTCCGCGACTTCCCCTTCGACCAGACGGCGCTGCGCGCTTCCATGCTGGCCCGCTGCGCTCCGGCGGAGCGTTACTACCCGCTGCTCGACGTGCTGTTCAAGAGCCAGGGCCAGTGGAGCCGCGCCGCCGATCCGGTCAAGGCGCTGGCCCAACTCGGTAAACTCGCCGGCATGAGCGAGCAGACCATCAGCGCATGCATGGCCAATCAGGCGCTGGAAAACGGCATCCTGCAGAGCCGTCTGGTCGGCCAGGACAAGTACAAGGTGGAGGCCACCCCGACCTTCGTCCTCAACGAGGGCGCGGCCACCATCAGCGGCGCGCAGTCCTTCGAGACCTTCGCCGCCGCCATCGACAAGCTGGTGAAGTAAGGACCGGGCAGAAGGCTTCGATCCCGTGCACTTCACGCGCCTCCGCCTGTCCGGCTTCAAGTCGTTCGTCGACGCCACCGATCTGGTGATCGAGCCGGGCATGACCGGCATCGTCGGCCCCAACGGCTGCGGCAAGTCGAATCTGGTGGAGGCGCTGCGCTGGGTGATGGGGGAAACCTCCGCCAAGCGCATGCGCGGCGACGACATGGACGACGTCATCTTCGGCGGCACGGCCAATCGTCCGGCGCGCAATCTGGGCGAGGTCGCCCTCCTCATCGACAACCGCACGCGCACCGCCCCCGCCGGCTTCAACGAGCACGACGAGCTGGAGGTGACGCGGCGGATCGAGCGGGGCAACGGCTCCGACTACCGCATCAACGGCAAGCTGGTGCGGGCCCGCGACGTCCAGCTCCTCTTCGCCGACAACGCCTCGGGCGCCGCCTCCCCGGCGCTGGTCAGCCAGGGCAAGGTCGGCCAGATCATCAACGCCAAGCCGCAGGACCGCCGCATGCTGCTGGAGGAGGCGGCGGGCATCACCGGCCTGCACTCCCGCCGGCACGAGGCGGAACTGCGGCTGAAGGCGGCCGAAGCCAACCTCATGCGCCTCGACGACGTGATCGGGGCCATGGACACCCAGCTTCAAAGCCTGAAGAAACAGGCGCGGCAGGCCGCCCGCTACCGCAACCTGTCGGAGCAGATCCGCAAGGCGGAGGCGGTGCTCTGGCACCTGCGCTGGATCGCCCATGAAGGCGAACTGGCGCGCGCCCGCGGCGCCTTCGCCAAGGCCGAGGGCGCGGTGCGGGAGCTGATGCTGGCGGTCACCCAACTGACCACCCGCCGCACCGATGACGCCGCCGGGTTGCCGGAGAAGCGCCAGACCGAGGCGGCGGAGGCAGCGGCCCTGCAACGGCTGGTCATCGCCAAGGAACAGCTCGACGCCGAGGAGAAGCGGGTCGCCGAGCAGCAGCGCGCCCTGCTCTCCCGCCTTCAGCAGATCGCCGGCGACCTCGGCCGCGAGGAGGCTCTGGCCGCCGACGCCGGCGACGCCCTGGCCCGGCTGGAGGCCGAGCGCGACCGGCTTCTCGAAGCCCAGGCCGACGAGGAGATGCTGGAGGAGGCCGCGCGCGACGCGCTGGCCGACGCGCGGGAGGCGGTGGACGCGCTCGACCGCGAGCTGACCCGCCTGACCGAGCAAACCGCCGCCGACGAGGCCCGCCGCGCCGCCACCCTGCGGCAGGTCGCTGATTTTGAAACACGCGCTGCCGGGCTCGCCAAGCGCCTCGCCGAACAGCAGGCGCAGCGCGACGCGCTGGAGCGCGAGATCGCCGCCCGCGCCGATGTGGCTGAGTCCGAACTGGCCGTCGAACTGGCCGAACAGCGGTTGGAGGACGCCCGCGAGGCCGCCGAACGGGCCGAGCGCACCAAGACCGACGCCGAGCCCGCCCAAGCCCGCGCCCGCGAGGCCCTACAAACCGCCGAATCCGCCCGCGCCAAGCTGAAGGCGGAGGAGAAGGCGCTGGCCGAGCTGCTCTCCGCCGGGGCGGGCGACCTGTTCCCGCCGCTGGTCGATGCGGTGACCGTCGCTCCGGGCTACGAGGGCGCCCTGGCGGCAGCGCTGGGCGACGCGCTGACCGCTCCGCTGGACGAGGCCGCCCCGGTCCATTGGCGTAGCCTGCCGCCCTACCCGGCCGCCGCCGCCCTGCCCGCCGGGGCTGAGCCGCTGGCCGACCGCGTGCAGGGACCGGACGCCGCCGCCCGCGCCCTGTCGCACATCGGCGTTGTCGCCGACGACGCGGCGGGCGCGGCCCTGGCCGCCGGCCTCGCCCCCGGCCAGACCCTGGTCAGCCGCGACGGCGGGGCATGGCGCTGGGACGGGTTGACCGTTCAAGCGGGCGCGCCAACCGCCGCCGCCGTCCGCCTGAAGCAGCGCAACCGCCTGAACGAGCTGCGCGGCGAGTTGGACCTCGCCGACGAGCGGCTGGAGGTCGCCCGCGACGCCCTGGACGAGGCCAAGCGCGCCGTCGAGGAAGCCGCCCAGGCCGACCGCCGCGCCCGCGACGCGGTGCGCGAGGCCTTCACCGGGGTGACCGCCGCCCGCGACCGCCACGCCAAGCTGGCCCGCGAGGCCGACGCCGCCGCATCGAAGCTGGCGGCCGTGGTCGACGGCATCGCGCGGCTGGAAACCGACCGGCAGGAGGCCGAGGCCGCCCTGGAGGAGGCGCGGGAGCTGCTGGACGCCCTGCCCGACTCGCGCGAGGGCCGCGACGCCGTCAACGACCGCCGCGCCACCCTCGCCGAACACCGCACCGTCCTGGCCGAGAAGCAGAACGCGCTGGACCGCCTGACCCGCGAGGCGCAGTCCCGCCGCCAGCGTCTGGCCGCCATCCAGCAGGACGTCGCCTCCTGGGGCACCCGCTCCGCCGGTGCGGGCGGGCGCGTGGCCGAACTGAAGCAGCGCGCCGCCGCCGCCGAAGCCGACCTCGCCCAGTTGCAAAGCCGCCCGGCGGCGATCGAGGCCGACCGTCAGGCGCTGCTCGGCCGGATCAGCGAGGCCGAACGCGCCCGTAAGCGCGCCGCCGATTCCCTGGCCGAAGCCGAGAACCGGCTGGCCGAGACCGAAAAGCTGTTGAAGCAGGCCGAGTCCGGTTTGGCCGACGCCCGCGAGGCCCGCGCCCACGCCGAGGCCGCCGTCTCCGCCGCGC
The Azospirillum brasilense genome window above contains:
- a CDS encoding DUF1194 domain-containing protein produces the protein MRRRSILALPAFLAGVWLAGPLRAEPKAKKAPAPGGRRVALELVLAVDGSASITDGDLEFQLQGHAAAFRDPDVSDAVTAGGTAATLVVFSGPHSLRVLVPWTPLTSAEEVAAFATRIDKAPRGFQGDSTALGSAIEESAKLFAGNGFDAARKVIDIVSNGFSNSGPDPAGVRDRVERQGITINALAILDEFPWLEEYYQENVVGGVNGFVKTAMDRSSFVEALRQKLIQEIAAFPAPHSVIAAANF
- the mutY gene encoding A/G-specific adenine glycosylase, coding for MTTSPHTAPKSAPRDAAPRLLTWYDHNRRDLPWRAKPGEVADPYRVWLSEIMLQQTTVPAAAPYFRAFTERWPTVRDLAAAPLDDVLVAWAGLGYYARARNLHKCAQVVATERAGRFPDKEVALLELPGIGAYTAAAITAIAFGHKATVVDGNVERVVSRVFAVEEPLPGVKPKLRALAALLTPDERPGDYAQAMMDLGATVCTPRKPKCMLCPWSDWCAARAAGIQEQLPRKVAKADKPTRRGVAFWLLNPEGDVLLRRRAEEGLLGGMTEVPSTPWAGHAPSDAEIAAAAPLDLTWRRLPGVVRHTFSHFHLDLEVVTGKAGDGWRMAEGLWVPVDRLGGQALPSVMMKVVRHALAHA
- a CDS encoding chromosome segregation SMC family protein, whose amino-acid sequence is MHFTRLRLSGFKSFVDATDLVIEPGMTGIVGPNGCGKSNLVEALRWVMGETSAKRMRGDDMDDVIFGGTANRPARNLGEVALLIDNRTRTAPAGFNEHDELEVTRRIERGNGSDYRINGKLVRARDVQLLFADNASGAASPALVSQGKVGQIINAKPQDRRMLLEEAAGITGLHSRRHEAELRLKAAEANLMRLDDVIGAMDTQLQSLKKQARQAARYRNLSEQIRKAEAVLWHLRWIAHEGELARARGAFAKAEGAVRELMLAVTQLTTRRTDDAAGLPEKRQTEAAEAAALQRLVIAKEQLDAEEKRVAEQQRALLSRLQQIAGDLGREEALAADAGDALARLEAERDRLLEAQADEEMLEEAARDALADAREAVDALDRELTRLTEQTAADEARRAATLRQVADFETRAAGLAKRLAEQQAQRDALEREIAARADVAESELAVELAEQRLEDAREAAERAERTKTDAEPAQARAREALQTAESARAKLKAEEKALAELLSAGAGDLFPPLVDAVTVAPGYEGALAAALGDALTAPLDEAAPVHWRSLPPYPAAAALPAGAEPLADRVQGPDAAARALSHIGVVADDAAGAALAAGLAPGQTLVSRDGGAWRWDGLTVQAGAPTAAAVRLKQRNRLNELRGELDLADERLEVARDALDEAKRAVEEAAQADRRARDAVREAFTGVTAARDRHAKLAREADAAASKLAAVVDGIARLETDRQEAEAALEEARELLDALPDSREGRDAVNDRRATLAEHRTVLAEKQNALDRLTREAQSRRQRLAAIQQDVASWGTRSAGAGGRVAELKQRAAAAEADLAQLQSRPAAIEADRQALLGRISEAERARKRAADSLAEAENRLAETEKLLKQAESGLADAREARAHAEAAVSAALQNGQTLTERIAERLNCRPEQTRAAADLPADEAMPDVAVVESRLDKLTRERENMGPVNLRAEIEAAELETQIGTLQTEREDLVSAIARLRQGIASLNREARERLVASFDTVNRNFQELFIRLFGGGKAHLELVNAEDPLQAGLEIYASPPGKKLQVLSLLSGGEQALTALSLLFAVFRSNPAPICVLDEVDAPLDEANVGRFCDLVEDIAREGNTRFLIITHHRLTMARVDRLFGVTMVERGVSQLVSVDLQKAEELRGAA
- a CDS encoding DUF721 domain-containing protein, whose product is MNGPRRIGQTVPEVAGKALGKRGLAFGSLINDWPSIVGHQLSLRTAPDKLSFPRGKREDAVLHIRAMGAIALELQHLEPQIVERINSFFGYRAVAKIKLIHAAPLTIQKPTVRPRDLTMDEELSVMTTTATVEDEELRATLERFGRSLLARPRPAPRRR
- a CDS encoding DsbA family protein is translated as MNRNLLGIVALIAVGMTLIVGLAVVGSRPSNGQTLPVQTAPVQMAQAPAVSTADLLADRVLGNPNAPVTILDYSSMTCPHCAAFHTETLPKIKEAYIDTGKAKLIFRDFPFDQTALRASMLARCAPAERYYPLLDVLFKSQGQWSRAADPVKALAQLGKLAGMSEQTISACMANQALENGILQSRLVGQDKYKVEATPTFVLNEGAATISGAQSFETFAAAIDKLVK